AGGATTTCCACATATTCCTGCACCTCAAAATGCTTTGGCTGACCATCGCGACGTATGGGAAAGTTTTGTATATCACCCTCGTTGAAGTCATCAGTTTTATAGGGAGATGAGCCACTAAAAAAGAATTcatgaaatgaataaattacaCGACTTCAGTGTACTTTTAGTGAACTCACTTCTGGAAGAAATCCTTGGGCGCTTCATTGTCATAGAAGCCCAGTATAATGGTGTTTGGTTTCATGGCGCCAATGCCAGATAAGCGTATCAAATGCTGCACGCCTTCGCGAATGCTGCGACTGATGGTGACCTCGGTGAAGGCTTTTACACGCATATGATCTAGGAATTGCCACCACTGCTGATTCTCTACGGCATCCTCAACGCCCTTAAAGTCGCCCAGCTTGACGTGGCCAATAATGTAAAGGCCACTCTTCTTGAGATCATTGACAAAGTCCACGAGGGGACAGCAGGAACGTGGCGACGACACCAATAGCAGAATTTGTGGACGCCAGAACTTTACGTGATCCTTGCGTGGATCCAACATAAGCAAATACTTGCGCACCTATAAAGAGAATTCGTATTAAgagtaattaaattgaattgtaaatgCCAATTTACTCACTTGATGGAACATTAGCGCCTGGGAAATAGAGCCCCATTGGGCTGCCTGTGTGGCTGGTGAAAACAGATGCAGCGCTATGACCAAGATCAGACAGAGAATGATGCACAACGAAGCATAAATGGGATTGATGACAAACATCATGATCACTGTTCCCAGCAGACCGATCAAACACGTGTGCCACGTAAAGTATTTGAAGAGCGGACGGAAATTGGGAGCACCCGTTAACTCAATGCCCAAGCAAGCGAGATTCGTGGCCAAATAGGAGAGCATAAACAGCACCGAATTGATCTGAGCAATGATGTTGAATGAGCCAATCAATAGCACACATTCAACGAGTATCCAACTAACTAAGACAGCACAAATGGGATTGCCCTTCCAGGTGCCGCGCAGCACAAAATTGAGCAGCGATCCAAAGACCTGATCCTTGCTAAGTGCTTCCAGAATGCGACTGGAGCCAATGAGATTGCTGAGACCCGTGGAAAAGGTGGCCGTCATAATGCCAATGGCGGTGAATGGTGGCCACAGATTGATGGGCATCAGGAACAGATAATTATTCTGCATCGTCTCAGCGGGTGTGGTGCAGCTCATGAGGAACGAGAGAATGATGTACGAGACGAATGTGAAGCAAACAGCAGACAAAGTGCCCCATGGAATGCTCTTCGAGGGATTCTTCAATTCGCCCGACATATTCGCGCCAGCCATAATTCCCGTAACACCCGAGAAGAGTACTCCGAATGTTGTTGAGAAGTCCACGGGCTTGTTGTTCGAAGTATAATCCTGTGTATAATTCGATCCCAGATTATTTTTCAATGTCGTTGCGCTGAGTCCAGTGTAGGGAAGAAATTTCGTTCCATTTAGCAAAGTGTTTGTTAAGGGCACGGAAATCTGTTGAATAGGGTAAAATACAAGAATTTGTTGATAATTTTAATGCGCTGCCGATTATTGCACTTAGTTGATAACTATTGCGatataaatgtgaaaatgtaGGGGTTTGTTTGAGACTCTTATCAGCGAACCAAAAGACCAAATGATTCACATGCACacgaaccaaaaaaaagaactacTTAGAAAGGTTCTAAGAAATAATACAGGAgaaatgttttataaaaaaaacagttaaaaCTTCATATCTTCAAATAAGAGTATATGTAAACATTGCTGACTCAAGGTCTGCCCCATTAATTTGCTTATCGGTCGATAGTTGCTAATCGGGATCCCCAAGCAAACCGGCGATTTATGTGGGCAGCAGCTAAATACCAGATTCATCCTCAAATACTGCCAACAACTAGAATCAGCAGGATTAATTCtttgaaaaataacaaaccCTCATTTTCAATtctctaaatatttataatttgaaattcatattcaaattcGGTTTAACAATTTTCTTGAATTcatagtaataaataaataaactttaatatgaagtaaaataattagaattttctatataatattaactacaaaattgaaatagttttgtagGCGTCttattgcaaaacataaaacaaaaatgaccATTCGCATAAACTGTTATCGTACTAAGCTTAAGATATTAGCAATATCTAGTTCATGCTCGCAGATAAAAGTTCTGCAACATTCTCTAGACAACCACGCATAATTATAAGCCCTACATTTTTGAAGCCTTAGTAACTCGTTACTAAACAACTATTGACCAAGCGTTGCAATAGTGAATAAGTTAAGGACTAGTCTCCCTTTCAATGATAAACTTGACAAGGGATTAGTTTTGATGATTGATTAGGTTATGCTTACCGTGTCATCGGTGGGGCCAACCGAAAGAAAGCTGATATAAGTAGCAAACAGGCAAATGGTCACGACTCCCAAAATAAGCACTGACGTCTTGGCAAAGAGGGCGGCGCCTACCAAACAGACGAGCAACATGGAGGTGTTGATTATACTGCTATAGAGAAAGCGATACCAATCGCTATCCGGCAGATATGAATCAGAATTTAAGACGAACTGTCCGCCCTTGCCAAAATTGTCTATTAGGCCCTCAGTGCAACCAGCAATGGCCATGGCACAGCCCACAACATTGGCAAAAAAGAATAGAGTGCCAATTGAGCCGCCAAACTCCAAGCCCAATGTGCGACTGATCATGActaaaaaagataaaaatgtattaagttttgttttcataattaCTTTTAATACTTACAGTAGACACCTCCGCCTTCGATGGCGCCATTAGTGGAAATGGCACAAACGGAGGCCACCGTAAACAGCAGTATAGCATAGGCGATGAGGAACTGTAGTAGCGTTACATACAAGCCCGCATTGCCCACAACGTAACctaattggaaaatgaaaaaagttggataaacacagcaacaacaagtggcAAGTGACGTCATTGCACAACTCACCGACACGTATGAAGACTAAGGCGCTAAACATGGACAAGGCGACGGGACTAAAGACACCAGCAAAGGTCCCTAAGGTGCGTCCATTGCGCTCTGGATCCTGCATGCCAAACTCCACATAGCCATCACTGGACTGCGGCGTCATTGGTCTAGTGCTTTCGCTTCCGCCAAAGAGGGAACCAAAGCTGCGCAACACATTTGCTGCGCCGCCATTGCGAGGCGCTGCAATGGGTGCCGTCTCCTGGTCGGTGCTGATGCTCATCGCAGCAGCTGTTCCGTTACTCTGctgctaataataataagtcccacacacacacacacacaatcacaaatAATGACGCccacaaattgttgcaaatcACAGGAATTGCTTTTGTCGctctttttattcttttgtttgcGTTTGATGCTTTTTCTTGATGTGCTTATTATTTATCTCTGCTTGAGCGCGTCACTTGTCGCTAGCGCTAGCGCTGTTGGCTGCGTCGCAGTTCTCTTCTGTTGTTGCAGAGAAATCGCTTTGAACTGATGATGAGAGTGCCCCACCGTCCCCCGAAGGGCCAGTggctccaacaacaacatgcacaGCTGACAAACAGATACTAAAAAAGCACAAATGCTATTGCTACGGCTAGTATTTTTTGGTCACACTCAATGTTGCTGGCAATTATTGTATACCAAATGCTAGTATATCGCAACGGTCACACAGTGCCTTAGAAATTGAATAAGTGCTGTTAGCTGCAGTAACGATATTTAATCGCGAATAACATAATATGACAAATAAAACGTTTGACATTTGttaaaatgcttttattaCACTTATTTAACGCATTTTACTTGAtgctttttatattaaattaactttgcGAGTACATTTTAGTTGCCGCTCAGCAGCATCACGGGAGTCAGTCACTGGATTTATTCATGCCGCAATTTGCTCATCACTGATTTCAttgcagctgttttgttttcgctaCCAAAACGTTTAGCAGTGCAAAGAAAATTGGAATTTATAGTGGAAAATAAGAAATGGTAAATGATAAAAAGAGGCGTTCGCGATCACGCGAACGTTATCGGGATGAGCGTAACGTTGCTGCCAACGATAGGGACCGCGAGCGTGAACGGGAGCGAGAGCGGGAACGCAACCGGGACAGAGATAGGCAAAGGGAACGGGAGCGGGAGCAGCGCGATAGACAATTTGACAATCGCGAGAAGGACCGACGCCAACGACGCTCGCGCTCAAGGTAAGCTAACATATTGAATTGAAAGAGAGTTCTGTTATTAACAAGTTTTATTTCTAGAGAGGATCGCACTAGACGAGTTGGACGCTCGCCGGAGCGTCAGCGTCCAGTTCGTGAACGCTCGCGAGAGCGTGCAGCACGCAATGGAGAACCGGATAAGAAGACTAAGTTAGAGACGACCACAAAGAGCGAGCCGACAGCCAGCGTAATTAAACCAGAAGATGAGCAAGTGGATGAGAGCGATGGCAAGATCAAGAAGGAGCCGCTGTCGCTGGAGGAACTGCTGGACAAGAAGAAACGTGAGGAACAGGCGCGAAGCAAACCTGTGTTCCTCACCAAGGAGCAGCGTGCTGCGGAGGCCTTAAAACGCCGTCAGGAAGAAGTCGAACGAATGCGTGCCGCTCAAGATGCGGCCCGCGAACAGATGCAGGCAGCCAACAGTGGTAGCAGCAAGACAATTGGCGCTATTGCCACCGCATCGGCACCGCCGCCAGCTGCCATGCCGCCGCCCCAGACCACAAAGTCGGAGCGTCGTGAACGCGGTGGTGATCGAGGAGAACGTGGAGGCGGTGGGGATCGTGAACGTGATCGCGACAGCAAACGCAACGAGGATTTGACGCACAAGGACAAGGAGAAGGAGCTGGAAGCAATACGTGAACGTTATTTGGGCATTGTCAAGAAGAAGCGTCGCGTTCGTCGCCTCAATGATCGCAAATTCGTCTTTGACTGGGATGCGGGTGAGGACACCTCCATTGATTACAACAATCTGTACAAGGAGCGTCATCATGTGCAGTTCTTTGGCCGTGGCAATGTGGCCGGCATTGATATCAAGGAACAGAAGCGCACACAGAGTAAATTCTATGGCGATTTGCTGGAGAAGAGACGCACTGAGGCAGAAAAGGAGCAGGAGAAGGTGCGTCTCAAGAAGATGAAGCGCAAGGAAGACAAACAAAAGTGGGACGATCGTCACTGGTCCGAAAAGGACAACGACGAGATGACCGAACGCGATTGGCGTATCTTCCGCGAGGATTACAACATTACAATTAAGGGTGGCAAAATTCCCAATCCCATACGCAGCTGGAATGAGTCTGGCTTCCCCGCCGAGATTATCGATATCATCGACACCGTGGGCTACAAGGAACCGACGCCCATTCAGCGTCAGGCCATTCCCATTGGTCTGCAGAATCGTGACATTATTGGCGTCGCCGAAACGGGTTCTGGTAAAACGCTCGCTTTTCTTATACCGCTGCTGTCATGGATTCAGTCGCTCCCCAAAATCGAACGTCTCGAAGATGTGGACCAAGGCCCCTATGCCATCATCATGGCACCCACACGCGAGTTGGCGCAACAGATCGAGGAGGAAACGACAAAATTCGGTCAGCCTCTGGGCATACGCACCGTGGTCGTTGTGGGCGGCTTGTCCAGGGAGGAACAGGGATTCCGATTGCGACTGGGTTGCGAGATTGTCATCGCGACTCCTGGTCGTCTCATCGATGTGCTGGAGAATCGCTATCTGGTGTTGAATCAGTGCACCTACATTGTGCTTGACGAGGCAGATCGTATGATTGACATGGGTTTCGAGCCGGATGTGCAAAAGATTCTTGAATATATGCCAGTGTCCAATCTAAAACCGGATACAGAGGAGGCAGAGGATGAGAAGAAGCTGATGGAGAACTTTTACTCTAAGAAGAAGTACAGACAAACCGTGATGTTCACGGCAACGATGCCTCCAGCTGTGGAGCGTTTGGCACGCTCCTATTTGCGTCGCCCGGCTACGGTATACATCGGATCCGTGGGCAAGCCAACGGAGCGCACCAACCAGATCGTGTACATGATGGGCGAGAACGACAAACGCAAGAAGCTCATGCAGATTCTGTCGGCTGGCATCGAACCGCCCGTCATCATCTTTGTCAATCAAAAGAAGGGCGCCGATGTGCTGGCCAAGGGTCTGGAGAAGCTTGGCTACAATTCCTGCACATTGCACGGTGGCAAAGGCCAGGAGCAGCGTGAATATGCGCTGGCAGCCCTCAAATCCGGTGCCAAGGATATTTTGGTGGCCACTGATGTGGCTGGACGTGGTATTGACATCAAGGATGTCTCGCTGGTCATCAATTACGACATGGCTAAATCCATTGAAGATTATACGCATCGTATTGGCCGTACAGGACGTGCGGGCAAAACGGGTGTGGCCATTTCCTTTGTGACCAAGGACGACAGCAGTTTGTTCTACGATCTGAAGCAGTGCGTCACTGCAAGTCCTGTGTCCGTTTGCCCGCCCGAGCTCATGAATCATCCGGAGGCGCAGCATAAGCCCGGCACGGTGGTCACTAAAAAGCGACGAGAggagaaaatatttgcttaagaGACAGAAATAATTGCATGCAAATTCTCTCAATAAAAcccaacacaaaataaattacaaaaaatattacatttatagAATTAAGAAACTACACACTAATAGTTAGAAACTCATCTAGGCTGTGCTACTAAATTCAACGCATCAGGCGTAAGAAGAAGGCATTGCGACTTTGCTTGGAGTCGTTGGACAAATATTTGTCATAAAAGTCCAGTATAACCTCTTCGATTTTGAAGCCAAACTTCTGGTACAGCATGACAGCTGAATTACTGGCGGACACATGAAGAGTTATATCCTTGGACATGCATGTCTGTATAAGATGGTAGAGCATCAAGCTAGCAATGCCGCTGCGTTGCCAATTGTGACGAACCGCCATGAAGGAGATGTAGGCTTCGTTGTAGCCCACATCGGGCACAAGGAAGCCGCAGCCAATTACCAGCTTCTTGTAGAGCGCCACCACGCTGTAGTCCGGATAGCTAAGGCATTCACTCACTAGAAAATAAAGCATGtttattagaaaattatattgtataatgAGAAGACTAACGCATATTAAACTTACCATCGATGCCCGGCCAGAAGACGTTCTGGAGAAGCGCATTGACTGCTGGAATATGCTGCGGCCGCACATAGCAGAAGTCGATAGTGGCTCTGCTGGGGTGGGTTTTGTTGACGCGATGCTGCAGCTCGCACATCAGTCGCAGCCAGGGTGGAGCAATCTTCTGGCTGCGATAGATGAACGGATGCAGCACACGCTTTGTGTACGGCGACTCGAAGAGTTCGTACTCCGAGTTGCCCACAATGCGAGCATAGAAGGAGCTTCGGATGTCGGGATTACCTTGCTCCAGCAGCTGATAGCGATCTAGTATCTGTGCCTGTTGTTTGCCCAGTTGTAAGCGAGCACGCGCAACAGGATCAATGTGTTCATCCAGATTGAAGATGGTTCGATTGTGTTCCCGCTTCCATTTGCGCACACAAAGCTTGCGATAGAAGCGACGTACATAGGCGGGTATCTCAATGTGACAGTGCTGCTCTAGCGCAAAGATTTTATGCAGCTGTTGATGCAGTTGTTGCTCCTCATAGACGCTGATCAATGTAAGTTGTTGTGACAACTCCAACGGCCCATCGCGATCCGTTTCAGTCTCTTGCAGCCAGGGCCAATTGCGACGTGTCTGTCTAATGAATCCGCTGGGTTTGCAGTGCTCTAAGCTGTTAGTCTCCTGTGGTTCTAGTTCCTTGTCATCCGGCTCCTCAATAGCCTCCTCTTGCTCCTGCTTGATTTGCGgtgcttgctgttgctgttgttgggccTGGTAATTGGTAACTTGAACAATACGTGGCTGATAGCTGTCGTTTTCCTCGGTTTGTGGCTCAGGTTCCATGACTTCCTCTTCGATTTCATCGCTGCTCGTTCGTGATTTGAGTTCGTCCGGCTGCTCGACTTTTAGTTGTGGCGGCAGCGGTGGTGGCATTGTCATGGCTTCTTCTTTCACTTGAGCCACTTCGTTTTCTACAGGCGGCAAACTAAAGTTAGGCTCTAAATCGAACAAACTCGAAGTGTGGCTCGGAGCCTCAAGTAGCGCTTCGTTCATAAAGAAATCTCCTTTGCCACTGGAACCAATTAATGGTGGCTGCATGAACAAACTCATATCATCCCCACCCAAACTTTCGGCCAGGAAATCCATGAGACTCGCTTGCACGCTGCTAAGTTGTTGATTTGGTGACAATTCCTCTGCAATATCTTGCGGCGTCTGTTGCATCGGTGTCTCCACTTTCACTTCAGGTGCTGCTGTGGTCTGAAACTTGGGCAGACGACCCATGTAGGGACTGCAGTTGATAGAGAATTAGTTGATttcatacaaatataattaataaattttacgCTCACATGGCTCGCGCACAACCCTCGCTGGGGGGCTGCAATCGCTCAGCCGATGACTCAGGCGTCAGGCTTGTTGTTTGGCCATCGCTATGATGATCCGTCACAGACAAATCGCTGCCACAACTGTTTTCATCCATCGGCGGCAGGCGGCGATCTGTGCGCAACTGTTGACGCTCCCTTGTTCGCTGCTCAACTAAAAAGATTGAACGTTGATAAGAGTTAAATATCGCTTGCAAAAAATAGCATGCAAACTATGGTTATGGCTTTTGCTACTACTTACACTCAGCTCGAGCTCTGCGTGGAGTTAGATTGGGAGTGGCTAGTTTCCACCAGCCGTGCTCCATGCAAACATTTATGCCCGATAGAAAGTATTGTGGACTGTTGTGCGAAAGTGCCCCAGAGACGGAGCCAGTCCATTGCTTGCGACGGCGACTGTAACGTAAGATGCTTTATCATAATAATCAATATCAAGCATTTGTTTATTGCCCGCACTCACACACGTGGTTCAAATATGTAGTTCCAGTTTTTGTCCACAAAACTAATAATGTGCGTTCGCCAATGAAAGAACCCGTGATGGCTCAAACCTTTTGACTTGATGGACAAATTGTAGAGAGTTAGCGTCAATACCAGCACCCAAGGGATGCGTTGACGCACAAAGCGTTCCTTGGGCGCCTCTTTGCCACCTGTGTATTCCATGCGCACGCATTGGATGCACGTGAAATCGAAGAAGACATCACCAAGCAAGTCACCTGGTGTACTCGCATGTGGCAAGCATTTTATGTGCACAGGTTGCTCGCATTTCTTGCACTCCAGATAGTTGTCATCCTCAATGGCATTCTGGCAGTAACTACACGTGGCATCCATTTCTCCATAAACAACGCGATTTTTTTGCATTCGACGCTCAAAACATGTAAACAAACTTGTTGATAGCTAATAGCTAAAAGGTGGGCAAAACAATGATAGACAGCACAATCCGGTTATCGATACATCGATGATTTCGCTGCTTTTTAAATTATCGATAAGAACTTTTGGTATTTACAGCACATTTATACCAAACAACCACCGTGCTATTCAATATTCTAACCAATTTTAGTTTCAGCTGGTTACACTACAGAAAACATTTTGACAATTTCCTAATATCCCGCGACCtgatttagtatttaaacAGCTGCAAGTAATGTAGATCAAATTACGCGGAGTTAGTTGAATTCACTGAGGTAACCAATAAAAATAGCCGTAATCTCCTTTTCAACCCAAGGTTCCGTGGACGGAAAtaacacttttatttta
This DNA window, taken from Drosophila nasuta strain 15112-1781.00 chromosome 2L, ASM2355853v1, whole genome shotgun sequence, encodes the following:
- the LOC132793636 gene encoding cysteine-rich protein 2-binding protein — protein: MQKNRVVYGEMDATCSYCQNAIEDDNYLECKKCEQPVHIKCLPHASTPGDLLGDVFFDFTCIQCVRMEYTGGKEAPKERFVRQRIPWVLVLTLTLYNLSIKSKGLSHHGFFHWRTHIISFVDKNWNYIFEPRVRRRKQWTGSVSGALSHNSPQYFLSGINVCMEHGWWKLATPNLTPRRARAEFEQRTRERQQLRTDRRLPPMDENSCGSDLSVTDHHSDGQTTSLTPESSAERLQPPSEGCARAIPYMGRLPKFQTTAAPEVKVETPMQQTPQDIAEELSPNQQLSSVQASLMDFLAESLGGDDMSLFMQPPLIGSSGKGDFFMNEALLEAPSHTSSLFDLEPNFSLPPVENEVAQVKEEAMTMPPPLPPQLKVEQPDELKSRTSSDEIEEEVMEPEPQTEENDSYQPRIVQVTNYQAQQQQQQAPQIKQEQEEAIEEPDDKELEPQETNSLEHCKPSGFIRQTRRNWPWLQETETDRDGPLELSQQLTLISVYEEQQLHQQLHKIFALEQHCHIEIPAYVRRFYRKLCVRKWKREHNRTIFNLDEHIDPVARARLQLGKQQAQILDRYQLLEQGNPDIRSSFYARIVGNSEYELFESPYTKRVLHPFIYRSQKIAPPWLRLMCELQHRVNKTHPSRATIDFCYVRPQHIPAVNALLQNVFWPGIDVSECLSYPDYSVVALYKKLVIGCGFLVPDVGYNEAYISFMAVRHNWQRSGIASLMLYHLIQTCMSKDITLHVSASNSAVMLYQKFGFKIEEVILDFYDKYLSNDSKQSRNAFFLRLMR
- the LOC132793554 gene encoding probable ATP-dependent RNA helicase DDX23; the protein is MVNDKKRRSRSRERYRDERNVAANDRDRERERERERERNRDRDRQREREREQRDRQFDNREKDRRQRRSRSREDRTRRVGRSPERQRPVRERSRERAARNGEPDKKTKLETTTKSEPTASVIKPEDEQVDESDGKIKKEPLSLEELLDKKKREEQARSKPVFLTKEQRAAEALKRRQEEVERMRAAQDAAREQMQAANSGSSKTIGAIATASAPPPAAMPPPQTTKSERRERGGDRGERGGGGDRERDRDSKRNEDLTHKDKEKELEAIRERYLGIVKKKRRVRRLNDRKFVFDWDAGEDTSIDYNNLYKERHHVQFFGRGNVAGIDIKEQKRTQSKFYGDLLEKRRTEAEKEQEKVRLKKMKRKEDKQKWDDRHWSEKDNDEMTERDWRIFREDYNITIKGGKIPNPIRSWNESGFPAEIIDIIDTVGYKEPTPIQRQAIPIGLQNRDIIGVAETGSGKTLAFLIPLLSWIQSLPKIERLEDVDQGPYAIIMAPTRELAQQIEEETTKFGQPLGIRTVVVVGGLSREEQGFRLRLGCEIVIATPGRLIDVLENRYLVLNQCTYIVLDEADRMIDMGFEPDVQKILEYMPVSNLKPDTEEAEDEKKLMENFYSKKKYRQTVMFTATMPPAVERLARSYLRRPATVYIGSVGKPTERTNQIVYMMGENDKRKKLMQILSAGIEPPVIIFVNQKKGADVLAKGLEKLGYNSCTLHGGKGQEQREYALAALKSGAKDILVATDVAGRGIDIKDVSLVINYDMAKSIEDYTHRIGRTGRAGKTGVAISFVTKDDSSLFYDLKQCVTASPVSVCPPELMNHPEAQHKPGTVVTKKRREEKIFA
- the LOC132793469 gene encoding solute carrier family 12 member 9 — translated: MSISTDQETAPIAAPRNGGAANVLRSFGSLFGGSESTRPMTPQSSDGYVEFGMQDPERNGRTLGTFAGVFSPVALSMFSALVFIRVGYVVGNAGLYVTLLQFLIAYAILLFTVASVCAISTNGAIEGGGVYFMISRTLGLEFGGSIGTLFFFANVVGCAMAIAGCTEGLIDNFGKGGQFVLNSDSYLPDSDWYRFLYSSIINTSMLLVCLVGAALFAKTSVLILGVVTICLFATYISFLSVGPTDDTISVPLTNTLLNGTKFLPYTGLSATTLKNNLGSNYTQDYTSNNKPVDFSTTFGVLFSGVTGIMAGANMSGELKNPSKSIPWGTLSAVCFTFVSYIILSFLMSCTTPAETMQNNYLFLMPINLWPPFTAIGIMTATFSTGLSNLIGSSRILEALSKDQVFGSLLNFVLRGTWKGNPICAVLVSWILVECVLLIGSFNIIAQINSVLFMLSYLATNLACLGIELTGAPNFRPLFKYFTWHTCLIGLLGTVIMMFVINPIYASLCIILCLILVIALHLFSPATQAAQWGSISQALMFHQVRKYLLMLDPRKDHVKFWRPQILLLVSSPRSCCPLVDFVNDLKKSGLYIIGHVKLGDFKGVEDAVENQQWWQFLDHMRVKAFTEVTISRSIREGVQHLIRLSGIGAMKPNTIILGFYDNEAPKDFFQNGSSPYKTDDFNEGDIQNFPIRRDGQPKHFEVQEYVEILCDTLRMKKNLCLCRNFQRLDKNFITISKHVKYIDVWPINVFNPTTGDPFDMVSLFMMQLAVIMLAKWKHLRVRIFLCEASEERSMGTFETNAHHMDVSPKLKLEQSLKELRINADIVEIQEWCRDTEFTQHSRVLKQFTGQADEALLDDGDEIAEDKFNRSLLYMQRVNQIIRDRSDQTALSFIYLAAPPNPTLPDFNDRSASYVELLTELTAELPPTILVHGVSTVTSTTL